A single genomic interval of Roseomonas aeriglobus harbors:
- a CDS encoding acetyl-CoA C-acetyltransferase, which translates to MTDIVIAAAKRTPVGSFLGAFAATPAHELGRVAIEAALEQAGVKGEEVDEVILGQVLTAGQGQNPARQASMAAGVPKEVPAWGVNQVCGSGLRAVALAFQAVANGDAKIVVAGGQESMSMSAHAQSLRPGTKMGDVSLVDTMIKDGLTDVFNGYHMGITAENLAEQYQIARGEQDAFAVRSQNLAEKAREAGRFKDEIAPVTIKGRKGDTLVENDEYIRAGATVDGVAGLRPAFKKDGTVTAANASGINDGAAALVVMSADEAKARGITPLARIKSWASAGVDPSVMGIGPVPASKKALEKAGWSVADLDLIEANEAFAAQALAVGKEMGWTDDKLNVNGGAIAIGHPIGASGARVLTTLIYEMNKRDAKKGLATLCIGGGMGIAMCVERD; encoded by the coding sequence ATGACCGACATCGTCATCGCCGCCGCCAAGCGCACCCCCGTGGGCAGCTTTCTGGGTGCCTTTGCCGCAACGCCGGCGCACGAACTCGGGCGCGTCGCGATCGAGGCTGCGCTGGAACAGGCCGGCGTGAAGGGCGAAGAAGTTGATGAGGTCATCCTCGGCCAGGTGCTCACCGCCGGCCAGGGCCAGAACCCCGCGCGCCAGGCATCGATGGCTGCCGGCGTGCCGAAGGAAGTGCCCGCCTGGGGTGTCAATCAGGTCTGCGGTTCGGGCCTGCGGGCGGTCGCCCTCGCGTTCCAGGCGGTGGCCAATGGTGACGCCAAGATCGTCGTCGCCGGCGGGCAGGAATCGATGTCGATGTCGGCGCACGCCCAGTCGCTGCGCCCGGGCACCAAGATGGGCGACGTGAGCCTGGTCGACACGATGATCAAGGACGGCCTGACCGACGTCTTCAACGGCTATCACATGGGCATCACCGCCGAGAATCTGGCCGAGCAATATCAGATCGCCCGTGGCGAGCAGGACGCCTTCGCCGTCCGCTCGCAGAATCTTGCGGAGAAGGCGCGCGAGGCCGGCCGATTCAAGGACGAGATCGCACCGGTGACGATCAAGGGTCGCAAGGGCGATACCCTTGTCGAGAACGACGAATATATTCGCGCGGGCGCCACTGTCGACGGCGTGGCGGGCCTGCGCCCGGCGTTCAAGAAGGACGGTACCGTCACCGCCGCCAACGCCAGCGGCATCAACGACGGCGCCGCCGCGCTGGTCGTGATGTCTGCCGACGAAGCCAAGGCCCGCGGCATTACCCCGCTCGCGCGCATCAAGAGCTGGGCGTCAGCCGGTGTGGACCCGTCGGTGATGGGTATCGGCCCGGTTCCGGCGAGCAAGAAGGCACTGGAGAAGGCCGGCTGGAGCGTCGCCGACCTCGACCTTATCGAAGCCAATGAAGCCTTCGCCGCACAGGCGCTGGCCGTCGGCAAGGAAATGGGCTGGACCGACGACAAGCTGAACGTCAACGGCGGCGCCATCGCCATCGGTCACCCGATCGGAGCGTCGGGCGCGCGCGTCCTGACGACGCTGATCTACGAAATGAACAAGCGCGACGCGAAGAAGGGCCTGGCGACGCTCTGCATCGGCGGCGGCATGGGCATCGCCATGTGCGTCGAGCGCGATTGA
- a CDS encoding alpha/beta hydrolase yields the protein MTDGVPPIDAAPQHAPRPFPLFLSMLRSETAQNRDRRAAALKGLARYQGAPRGPRPAPMPAVATAGRASLRDYGGAGRPVVFVPSLINPPFVLDLAPGQSLLRWLAREGVRALLVDWGEPTPDARDEDVTAHVERLLLPMLATLEMPPVLVGYCLGGTIALAAARAARAHAVGLIAAPWHFSGFPDPARAQIAALWDAARPTCAALGLVPMEVLQSGFWRLDPARTIAKYAALADADDATLARFVALEDWANQGAPLTYAAGRQMFEGFFAADAPGTGCWQIAGETVDPDALSCPIADFVSLTDRIVPAATSVGIGDRHDVGAGHVGMIVGSRARALLWEPLLDWLKTVAVAR from the coding sequence ATGACTGATGGCGTACCACCGATCGATGCCGCACCGCAACACGCGCCCCGGCCCTTCCCTCTGTTCTTGTCGATGCTGCGCAGCGAAACTGCACAAAATCGGGACAGGCGTGCCGCAGCGCTGAAGGGTCTGGCGCGCTATCAAGGCGCCCCGCGCGGTCCCCGCCCTGCCCCGATGCCTGCGGTCGCGACGGCCGGTCGGGCGTCGTTGCGCGATTATGGCGGCGCCGGGCGCCCGGTCGTCTTCGTCCCCTCGCTCATCAACCCGCCCTTCGTCCTCGACCTCGCCCCGGGCCAGTCGCTGCTGCGCTGGCTGGCGCGCGAGGGGGTTCGCGCGCTGCTGGTCGATTGGGGCGAGCCGACCCCGGATGCGCGCGACGAGGATGTGACAGCGCATGTCGAACGCCTGCTGCTGCCGATGCTCGCGACATTGGAGATGCCGCCCGTGCTCGTCGGTTATTGCCTGGGCGGCACCATCGCGCTCGCCGCCGCCCGCGCAGCGCGCGCGCACGCCGTCGGGCTGATCGCCGCCCCCTGGCACTTTTCCGGCTTTCCGGACCCCGCCCGCGCACAGATCGCCGCGCTGTGGGATGCGGCGCGTCCGACCTGTGCGGCGCTGGGGCTGGTGCCGATGGAAGTGCTCCAGTCCGGGTTCTGGCGGCTCGACCCGGCACGTACCATCGCCAAATACGCAGCGCTTGCCGACGCCGATGACGCCACGCTCGCGCGGTTCGTGGCGCTGGAGGATTGGGCGAACCAGGGCGCGCCGCTGACCTACGCCGCCGGCCGCCAGATGTTCGAAGGCTTCTTCGCCGCCGATGCGCCAGGCACCGGTTGCTGGCAGATCGCGGGAGAGACGGTAGATCCCGACGCCCTGTCGTGTCCCATCGCCGACTTCGTGTCGCTCACCGATCGCATCGTGCCGGCCGCGACCAGCGTCGGGATCGGCGACCGGCATGATGTCGGCGCCGGCCACGTCGGGATGATCGTCGGCAGTCGGGCGCGCGCGCTGCTGTGGGAGCCGCTGCTGGACTGGCTAAAGACGGTCGCGGTCGCTAGATAG
- the phaR gene encoding polyhydroxyalkanoate synthesis repressor PhaR, giving the protein MKKTATGTGPVIIKKYANRRLYNTESSSYITLDHLAAMTREGRDFKVVDAKTEEDITHNVLTQIIMEEEARGQTMLPVPFLRQLIALYGDSMQAMVPGYLEASMDSFRRNQEQFKSAVEGAFAHSPFAEIAKRNMAMFEAAAQAFKPGAQGGVPGAAAPAPAPATGAASSKDDEIAALKAELAKLQDKVAKL; this is encoded by the coding sequence ATGAAGAAGACTGCCACGGGGACCGGGCCGGTCATCATCAAGAAATACGCGAACCGCCGCCTCTACAACACTGAATCGTCGTCCTACATCACGCTCGACCACCTGGCGGCGATGACCCGCGAAGGTCGCGACTTCAAGGTCGTCGACGCGAAGACCGAGGAAGACATCACGCATAATGTTCTGACCCAGATCATCATGGAAGAGGAAGCGCGCGGGCAGACGATGCTGCCGGTTCCGTTCCTGCGCCAGCTGATCGCGTTGTACGGCGACAGCATGCAGGCGATGGTGCCGGGCTATCTGGAAGCGTCGATGGACAGTTTCCGTCGCAACCAGGAACAGTTCAAGTCGGCGGTCGAGGGCGCGTTCGCTCACTCACCGTTCGCGGAGATCGCCAAGCGCAACATGGCGATGTTCGAGGCCGCGGCGCAGGCGTTCAAGCCGGGTGCGCAGGGCGGGGTGCCGGGAGCGGCGGCTCCCGCTCCGGCGCCGGCGACCGGTGCGGCGTCGAGCAAGGATGATGAGATTGCGGCGCTGAAGGCGGAACTTGCCAAGCTGCAGGACAAGGTCGCGAAGCTCTAG
- a CDS encoding class I SAM-dependent methyltransferase, whose product MLATLGLGAVALAVTSVATGQPASLRSEIARAVAATTRTPANVARDQYRHPTETLTFFGVKPTDTVVELIPGGGWYTEILAPYLAQRGTYYAAGNMARGLDGVKKLQAANPTAYGKVKLAAFPAAAGEPTVPAGSADVVLTFRNVHNLRFAGVDRTQAAFAEMFRMLKPGGTLGIVEHRLPEGRDSAAEEKSGYMKTSSVVAFAEKAGFKLAGKSEVNANPKDTADWPEGVWTLPPTYRLKDVDREKYAAIGESDRMTLKFVKPKR is encoded by the coding sequence ATGCTCGCAACCCTCGGCCTCGGGGCCGTCGCGCTGGCGGTGACCAGCGTTGCCACCGGCCAGCCCGCCAGCCTGCGCAGCGAAATCGCCCGCGCGGTCGCGGCAACCACCCGCACGCCAGCGAACGTCGCCCGCGACCAATACCGCCACCCGACCGAGACATTGACCTTTTTCGGCGTGAAGCCGACCGACACCGTCGTCGAATTGATCCCCGGCGGCGGCTGGTACACCGAGATCCTCGCGCCCTATCTCGCGCAACGCGGTACCTATTACGCCGCGGGCAACATGGCGCGCGGGCTGGACGGGGTGAAGAAACTGCAGGCCGCCAATCCGACCGCGTACGGCAAGGTCAAGCTCGCCGCCTTCCCGGCCGCCGCAGGCGAACCGACCGTTCCTGCCGGCAGCGCCGACGTCGTGCTGACGTTCCGCAACGTCCACAACCTGCGCTTTGCCGGCGTCGACCGGACGCAGGCCGCGTTCGCCGAGATGTTCCGCATGCTGAAGCCCGGAGGGACGCTCGGTATCGTCGAGCATCGCCTGCCCGAGGGCCGCGACTCCGCGGCCGAGGAAAAGAGCGGCTATATGAAGACGTCGAGCGTCGTCGCCTTCGCCGAAAAGGCCGGGTTCAAGCTGGCAGGGAAATCGGAAGTCAACGCCAACCCCAAGGACACCGCCGACTGGCCCGAGGGCGTCTGGACACTGCCGCCGACCTACCGCCTGAAGGACGTCGATCGCGAGAAATACGCCGCGATCGGCGAGAGCGACCGGATGACGCTGAAGTTCGTGAAGCCGAAGCGGTGA
- a CDS encoding aspartyl protease family protein produces MRALPLVVLAVSLALPVTARQPKASAPIALSPAPSLAADTEVRWVPFELTPGNQIAFRMAVNGRSATAVLDTGVNFTLAASAFAGSIGLRPTASGQAAAAIGGSLPIAWAPVESIDFGGLSRHGGRIGVADLTALATGTTKAVDVVVGADLLAAHALDIDFDNRRFRLLPSGRMPFRGTSVALSTAPQTGTFQVDATVGTARLRPLLLDTGDGSTLTLSREAWATTRLPDVGLTSAYAVGLAGPIETDLVVLPQVRLGAAPARNVEVRIEPPRGYSMQTGTAGRIGNGFLQRYRVLLDPKARRMILSPGKDADRMPLKSTSGLLLSYEGKALRVLHVMRGSPAATDGWRAGERICAIDGAKLPDDYRTSKLGQWPAGTPGRTVRLGLCDGGAERALTLAAFY; encoded by the coding sequence ATGCGCGCCCTCCCGCTCGTCGTCCTTGCCGTTTCCCTTGCCCTGCCCGTCACCGCGCGGCAGCCGAAGGCAAGCGCGCCCATCGCCTTGTCCCCGGCACCGTCGCTCGCCGCCGATACCGAGGTGCGGTGGGTGCCGTTCGAGCTGACGCCGGGCAACCAGATCGCGTTCAGAATGGCGGTCAATGGACGTTCGGCGACCGCAGTGCTCGACACGGGCGTCAATTTCACGCTGGCCGCAAGCGCGTTTGCAGGCAGCATCGGGTTGAGACCGACCGCCAGCGGCCAGGCCGCGGCCGCGATCGGCGGGTCGTTGCCCATCGCATGGGCGCCGGTCGAGAGCATCGACTTCGGCGGGCTGTCACGCCATGGCGGGCGGATCGGGGTCGCCGACCTGACCGCGCTGGCGACGGGCACAACGAAGGCGGTCGACGTCGTCGTCGGCGCCGACCTGCTCGCCGCGCACGCGCTCGATATCGATTTCGACAATCGCCGCTTCCGCCTGCTTCCCAGCGGCCGGATGCCGTTTCGCGGTACCAGCGTCGCGCTTTCGACCGCGCCGCAGACCGGCACGTTCCAGGTCGACGCGACGGTCGGCACCGCGCGCCTGCGTCCGCTGCTACTCGATACCGGCGACGGATCGACGCTGACGCTGTCGCGCGAAGCCTGGGCGACGACGCGGTTGCCCGATGTGGGGCTGACGTCGGCCTATGCGGTGGGCCTGGCCGGACCGATCGAAACCGATCTGGTCGTCCTGCCCCAGGTGCGGCTGGGGGCCGCGCCCGCGCGCAATGTCGAGGTGCGGATCGAACCGCCGCGCGGCTATTCGATGCAGACCGGCACCGCGGGCCGCATCGGTAACGGCTTCCTCCAGCGGTACCGCGTGTTGCTCGACCCGAAGGCGCGCCGCATGATCCTCAGCCCCGGCAAGGACGCCGACCGGATGCCGCTCAAATCGACCAGCGGGCTCCTGCTGTCCTATGAGGGCAAGGCGTTGCGCGTACTGCACGTGATGCGCGGGTCTCCGGCTGCCACCGACGGTTGGCGCGCGGGCGAACGGATCTGCGCGATCGATGGCGCGAAGCTGCCCGACGACTATCGCACCAGCAAGCTCGGCCAATGGCCCGCCGGCACGCCCGGTCGCACCGTCCGGTTGGGGCTATGCGACGGCGGGGCGGAGCGCGCATTGACGCTGGCGGCCTTCTACTGA
- a CDS encoding beta-lactamase family protein: MMKLSIAAACLLAGTAAVTSATAQTSAAPPAATSRPAPDTPMQTPSGATFTGPGGWTSATKPSLIELIAPEGDYRIAIVDVPTAADAAAAVAAAWKLWAPTQTRPPKLITSRPARNGWDERQAIDYEVSPNEKRALYAIALRKGTTWTVGLIDGAEATAEKRLAAVGLVSQSLRPAGYSRESFAGKTAHPMDAARIAQLRSFVETAMKDLGVPGAAIAITTSEKTIYATGLGVRLLGDPTPVDADTEFAVASNTKGMATLLLAKLVDEGKLGWEQPVTQVYPSFRLGSAATTSKVRMKHLVCACTGLPRKDLQVVLNSDPKTAGKDTFVQLAATEPTSGFGEVFQYNNLMASAAGYVGAHLVYPALPLDEALDRAMREKVWAPLGMTRTTLDFAKATQGNWARPHAADITNTPVPVLAEGMKLNYAFTRYGAAGGAWSTANDMARYARFELNRGRLDDGKQYVSEENLLQRRVANVPVGEDRVYGMGMQVDRDYGVDVVHHGGSLAGYKTDFFVFPDAKIGAVILTNSDSGQAMLRPFMRRVLELLYDGKPEAASDVASIAKRWDAEIAAERKLVSVTPDAVAAAALAPRYSNPELGPLTVTRRGDTVRFDFRSIGTPMGTKRNADGTISFIGLDPNNLFFPMVVGIKDGKRTLTVRDSQHEFVFVEG, translated from the coding sequence ATGATGAAGCTCAGCATTGCCGCAGCCTGTCTGCTCGCGGGCACCGCCGCCGTCACATCTGCAACCGCGCAAACTTCGGCCGCGCCGCCGGCCGCAACAAGCCGGCCCGCGCCCGACACGCCTATGCAGACGCCATCCGGCGCAACCTTCACCGGCCCCGGCGGCTGGACGTCGGCGACGAAGCCGTCACTCATCGAACTGATCGCGCCCGAGGGTGATTACCGGATCGCCATCGTCGATGTTCCCACCGCCGCCGACGCGGCCGCCGCGGTCGCGGCCGCTTGGAAGCTGTGGGCCCCGACACAGACGCGTCCGCCCAAACTCATTACCTCGCGCCCGGCGCGCAACGGGTGGGACGAACGTCAGGCCATCGATTACGAGGTGTCGCCCAACGAGAAGCGCGCGCTGTACGCCATCGCGCTGCGCAAGGGCACGACCTGGACCGTCGGCCTGATCGATGGGGCGGAAGCGACGGCCGAGAAGCGGCTGGCGGCCGTCGGGCTGGTGTCGCAGAGCCTGCGTCCGGCCGGCTATTCCCGGGAGAGCTTTGCCGGGAAGACCGCGCATCCGATGGACGCCGCCCGCATCGCGCAGCTGCGGTCATTCGTCGAAACAGCGATGAAGGATTTGGGCGTGCCCGGTGCGGCGATCGCCATCACGACATCCGAAAAGACGATCTACGCGACCGGGTTGGGCGTGCGATTGCTCGGCGATCCGACGCCCGTCGATGCCGATACCGAATTTGCGGTGGCGAGCAATACCAAGGGCATGGCGACGCTGCTGCTGGCGAAGCTGGTCGACGAAGGCAAGCTCGGCTGGGAGCAGCCGGTGACCCAGGTCTATCCGAGCTTCCGGCTGGGCAGTGCTGCAACGACGTCCAAGGTGCGGATGAAGCATCTGGTCTGCGCCTGCACCGGCCTGCCGCGCAAGGACCTGCAGGTCGTTCTCAATTCCGACCCGAAGACCGCGGGCAAGGACACGTTCGTGCAGCTGGCGGCGACGGAGCCGACCAGCGGCTTCGGCGAGGTGTTTCAATATAATAATCTGATGGCCTCCGCGGCGGGCTATGTCGGCGCGCATCTGGTGTACCCGGCGCTGCCGCTAGACGAGGCGCTCGACCGGGCGATGCGCGAAAAGGTGTGGGCTCCCCTCGGCATGACGCGCACGACGCTGGACTTCGCCAAGGCGACGCAAGGCAATTGGGCGCGACCGCATGCCGCCGACATCACCAACACGCCGGTGCCGGTCCTGGCAGAGGGGATGAAGCTCAATTACGCGTTCACGCGCTACGGCGCGGCGGGCGGCGCGTGGTCGACTGCCAATGACATGGCGCGCTACGCCCGATTCGAGCTGAATCGCGGACGGCTCGACGACGGCAAGCAATATGTCTCGGAAGAGAATCTGCTGCAGCGCCGGGTCGCCAATGTGCCGGTGGGCGAGGACCGCGTGTACGGGATGGGGATGCAGGTCGACCGCGACTATGGCGTCGACGTCGTTCATCACGGCGGCAGCCTGGCAGGCTACAAGACCGATTTCTTCGTGTTCCCCGATGCGAAGATCGGCGCGGTCATCCTGACCAACTCGGACAGCGGTCAGGCGATGCTGCGGCCGTTCATGCGCCGCGTGCTGGAGCTGCTGTACGACGGCAAGCCCGAGGCGGCGAGCGATGTCGCGTCGATCGCGAAACGCTGGGATGCGGAGATCGCGGCGGAACGCAAGCTGGTGTCGGTGACGCCGGATGCGGTCGCGGCGGCGGCGCTCGCGCCGCGCTACAGCAATCCCGAGCTCGGGCCGCTCACCGTCACCCGGCGCGGCGATACGGTGCGCTTCGACTTCCGATCAATCGGTACGCCGATGGGAACGAAGCGCAATGCCGACGGCACGATCAGCTTCATCGGGCTCGACCCGAACAACCTGTTCTTCCCAATGGTCGTGGGCATCAAGGATGGGAAGCGGACCCTGACCGTTCGCGACAGCCAGCACGAGTTCGTGTTCGTCGAAGGCTGA